Proteins encoded in a region of the Nicotiana tomentosiformis chromosome 9, ASM39032v3, whole genome shotgun sequence genome:
- the LOC138898346 gene encoding uncharacterized protein, which translates to MAIVDNTLPENLSHNHPLFLHSTNNSGAVLISWQLTRSHNYSMWSRAMRIAILGRNKIGFIEGTYKKEDYSTNLTDLWERYNAIVLLWIMNCGSSDLLSGIVYSSNACAVWKDLKERFDKVNGSKILQLHGAIATASQETSSIATYFLKIA; encoded by the coding sequence ATGGCGATTGTTGATAATACATTGCCAGAAAATCTTAGTCACAATCATCCTCTATTTCTACACTCTACGAACAATTCAGGAGCTGTCTTAATCTCATGGCAATTGACAAGATCACACAATTACTCTATGTGGAGCAGGGCAATGCGTATCGCGATATTAGGTCGCAACAAAATAGGATTCATTGAAGGCACCTATAAGAAGGAAGATTACAGTACGAATTTGACAGATCTGTGGGAGAGATACAATGCGATTGTTCTCTTGTGGATAATGAACTGTGGATCGAGTGATTTGTTGAGTGGAATCGTATATTCTTCAAATGCATGTGCTGTTTGGAAGGACTTGAAGGAGAGATTTGATAAGGTCAATGGTTCTAAAATTCTCCAGTTACATGGGGCTATAGCCACTGCAAGTCAAGAAACAAGCTCAATTGCAActtattttctcaaaattgcATGA